From Halichoerus grypus chromosome 6, mHalGry1.hap1.1, whole genome shotgun sequence, one genomic window encodes:
- the LOC118555454 gene encoding oncomodulin, translated as MSITDVLSADDIAAALQECQDPDTFEPQKFFQTSGLSKMSASQVKDVFRFIDNDQSGYLDEEELKFFLQKFESGARELTESETKSLMAAADNDGDGKIGADEFQEMVHS; from the exons ATGAGCATCACAGATGTCCTTAGCGCTGATGACATTGCAGCAGCCCTACAGGAGTGCCAAG aCCCAGATACTTTCGAACCCCAAAAATTCTTCCAGACATCAGGCCTCTCCAAGATGTCGGCCAGCCAGGTGAAGGATGTTTTTCGGTTCATAGACAATGACCAGAGTGGATATCTGGATGAAGAAGAGCTTAA GTTTTTCCTCCAGAAGTTCGAGAGCGGTGCTAGAGAGCTGACAGAGTCAGAAACCAAGTCCTTGATGGCGGCTGCAGACAATgatggtgatgggaaaattggaGCCGATG AATTCCAGGAAATGGTGCATTCTTAA